A window of the Archocentrus centrarchus isolate MPI-CPG fArcCen1 chromosome 9, fArcCen1, whole genome shotgun sequence genome harbors these coding sequences:
- the f2rl2 gene encoding proteinase-activated receptor 3, translated as MVDFVPGLLICLMAVQSNQHEGNKTGTEFQPGPRTFKASACELNYTDSCLHVKPEDPVKAYITGVLSTWVIPSSYILSMLVGIPSNAYILGFLRVRLRARSFSTVVLQLNLALSDLLLLLSLALRAHYHFNGNNWIFGENSCRLITALFYGNVYCSAQTIACISLKSYLAVAKPFLYRRLATTTLTVWTCLVIWFLFGAAVVPELLVRQSYNITQLGITTCHDLLPLEEKSHSPLVSYRLMLICLGFIMPFLFCIYAHMAVIYHLGQSACDWRPFIRVSTLVFIIFLMCFLPSGVLHMAHYIRLLSSGDDGLYGYFRVAVCLCCFHSCLDPFLCMLISRTAASELQFISLREISERPAVMT; from the exons ATGGTCGACTTTGTGCCAGGACTGCTCATTTGTTTGATGGCAGTGCAGAGCAATCAGCATGAGG gaaacaaaactggGACCGAATTTCAACCTGGACCAAGGACCTTTAAGGCGTCAGCATGTGAACTGAATTATACAGACTCATGTTTGCATGTGAAGCCAGAGGACCCAGTGAAAGCCTATATCACAGGGGTGCTCAGCACCTGGGTCATACCTTCGTCATACATCCTGTCTATGTTGGTGGGTATCCCCTCCAATGCCTACATTCTGGGCTTTCTCAGAGTCAGACTCAGAGCACGGTCCTTTTCCACTGTAGTTCTTCAGCTGAACCTGGCGCTGTCggacctgctgctcctgctttcTCTTGCACTGCGTGCTCACTACCACTTCAATGGGAACAACTGGATATTTGGGGAAAACTCCTGCCGGCTAATTACAGCTTTGTTTTATGGCAACGTTTATTGTTCAGCTCAGACCATCGCATGCATCAGTCTAAAGAGCTACCTGGCTGTGGCCAAACCATTCTTATACAGGAGGCTTGCTACGACTACACTCACAGTGTGGACATGTTTGGTTATATGGTTCCTGTTTGGGGCTGCTGTTGTGCCTGAGCTGCTTGTCAGGCAGAGTTACAACATCACCCAGCTGGGGATCACAACATGTCATGATTTACTTCCCCTAGAGGAAAAATCCCATTCCCCTCTGGTGTCATATAGGTTGATGCTTATTTGTCTGGGCTTTATAATGCCCTTCCTCTTTTGTATCTATGCCCATATGGCTGTGATTTACCATCTAGGACAAAGTGCTTGTGACTGGAGGCCATTTATCAGGGTCAGCACTCTGGTTTTCATCATCTTTTTGATGTGCTTCTTGCCCAGCGGCGTCCTGCATATGGCCCACTACATCCGCCTGCTTTCCAGCGGGGACGATGGTCTGTATGGATACTTTAGAGTAGCCGTGTGTCTCTGCTGTTTCCACAGTTGTCTCGATCCCTTCCTGTGTATGCTTATTTCCAGGACTGCAGCTTCAGAACTACAATTTATTTCTCTTCGTGAGATATCTGAGAGACCAGCAGTTATGACGTGA